One uncultured Caproiciproducens sp. DNA segment encodes these proteins:
- the hypB gene encoding hydrogenase nickel incorporation protein HypB, protein MEIIIMKELLEGNEKLAEENRKYFAERHILAVNLMGAPGAGKTTLISAIAKELKDITVGVIEGDIASSIDAENLEKQGIHSSQINTCGECHLDSRVIRVGADQIDMRDAIVFIENVGNLICPAEFDLGESVRLLAASMPEGDDKPFKYVPMFSYIDVVALTKCDLKEAVGFNSENFLKGLRAVSQAPVFETSLKTGAPAAGIAALADYLKKKYESMSNT, encoded by the coding sequence ATGGAAATAATTATAATGAAAGAACTGCTGGAGGGCAATGAGAAACTCGCAGAAGAAAATCGAAAATATTTTGCTGAAAGACATATTCTGGCTGTAAATCTTATGGGCGCTCCCGGCGCTGGTAAAACAACACTCATCTCCGCAATTGCCAAGGAACTGAAGGATATTACCGTGGGCGTTATTGAAGGCGATATTGCTTCATCCATTGACGCTGAAAATCTTGAAAAACAAGGAATTCATTCATCCCAGATCAACACCTGCGGTGAATGCCACTTGGATTCGCGCGTGATCCGAGTTGGTGCTGACCAAATTGATATGAGAGACGCCATCGTTTTTATCGAAAATGTCGGCAACCTCATCTGCCCCGCCGAATTTGATCTTGGCGAATCAGTTCGCCTGCTTGCCGCAAGTATGCCGGAAGGTGACGACAAGCCGTTCAAATATGTTCCAATGTTCAGTTACATCGATGTGGTTGCACTTACAAAGTGTGACCTTAAGGAAGCAGTTGGCTTCAACAGTGAGAATTTTCTCAAGGGTCTTCGTGCCGTTTCTCAGGCACCTGTTTTTGAGACAAGCCTAAAAACAGGTGCACCGGCAGCTGGAATTGCCGCTCTTGCAGATTATCTTAAAAAGAAATACGAAAGCATGAGCAACACCTAA
- a CDS encoding iron ABC transporter permease: MSIFQSFFMGTNHRRFHWNSLKRIPWFVFFPIVLIIVAILSLTLGTVTITPVQLFEIIKGNDKASTVYRIFMYVRLPRTVAAMLAGSALAVSGAIIQAVLNNALASPNIIGINSGAGFATMLCMVLFPAQPWLLPPAAFIGAFITALAVSIIAMKINASKITIILTGVAIGSILTAGINTIKEFFPDVMVGSSSFMMGGLSYVSDKSLKFASVYIIFGLIVSILFCCEMNVLSLGEDSAHSLGMNVKAYRFLLLMIAAVLAGAAVSFAGLLGFVGLIVPHGVRVFVGEDNKTVIPSCVLAGAIFVTACDLLARLAFAPFELPVGIVMSFLGGPFFIWLLLTKRRHINA; the protein is encoded by the coding sequence ATGAGTATCTTTCAAAGCTTCTTTATGGGGACTAATCATCGACGTTTTCATTGGAATTCTTTAAAAAGGATACCGTGGTTTGTATTCTTTCCAATAGTTTTAATCATTGTTGCCATACTTAGCCTTACTCTTGGTACTGTTACGATCACTCCTGTGCAGCTGTTTGAAATTATAAAAGGAAATGATAAAGCCAGCACAGTTTATCGTATTTTTATGTATGTTCGTTTACCCAGAACAGTTGCCGCGATGCTGGCGGGAAGCGCCCTTGCGGTTTCCGGAGCGATTATTCAGGCCGTACTTAACAATGCACTTGCGAGTCCCAATATTATCGGTATTAATTCAGGAGCGGGATTCGCCACCATGCTTTGTATGGTATTGTTTCCTGCCCAACCTTGGCTTTTGCCGCCGGCAGCTTTTATAGGCGCTTTTATTACCGCCCTAGCCGTATCAATCATTGCAATGAAAATTAATGCTTCCAAAATCACAATTATACTTACCGGTGTTGCAATCGGCAGTATTTTGACCGCAGGAATCAATACAATAAAAGAGTTTTTTCCTGATGTAATGGTGGGATCAAGCAGTTTTATGATGGGCGGATTGTCCTATGTATCGGATAAGAGCCTTAAGTTTGCCAGTGTTTATATCATATTCGGATTAATTGTTTCAATCCTGTTTTGCTGCGAGATGAATGTGCTCTCCCTGGGGGAAGATTCCGCTCATTCCCTTGGCATGAATGTCAAGGCATATCGCTTCCTGTTGCTGATGATTGCAGCTGTTTTAGCGGGAGCCGCTGTCAGCTTTGCGGGGCTGTTGGGATTTGTTGGTTTAATTGTTCCTCATGGAGTGCGCGTTTTTGTCGGCGAAGACAATAAGACAGTGATTCCTTCCTGCGTCCTTGCCGGGGCGATTTTTGTTACCGCCTGTGATCTTCTGGCGCGTCTGGCCTTTGCACCATTCGAGTTACCGGTGGGCATTGTGATGTCTTTCTTGGGCGGACCGTTCTTTATCTGGCTTTTACTCACAAAAAGGAGACATATCAATGCTTAA
- a CDS encoding methyltransferase domain-containing protein, protein MNRQEKVHNGYKCGAKSYDSLLSTKRLWAKLACKLVWGFPDTAYAGKLLNWIPDNFGGKLLDIPVGTALFTTPKYQHIKNAQITCMDYSEDMMNLAQQKFQSAGINNVTCLQIALQTSQIKIKD, encoded by the coding sequence ATGAATCGGCAGGAAAAAGTTCACAATGGTTACAAGTGCGGTGCAAAATCTTATGATAGTCTGCTGTCTACAAAAAGATTATGGGCAAAGCTTGCCTGCAAGCTTGTATGGGGATTCCCCGACACAGCCTACGCGGGCAAATTGTTAAACTGGATTCCAGACAATTTCGGCGGAAAGTTGCTGGATATCCCGGTTGGAACAGCACTGTTTACGACGCCCAAATATCAGCACATAAAAAACGCACAGATAACCTGTATGGATTACTCCGAAGATATGATGAATTTAGCGCAGCAGAAGTTTCAGAGTGCAGGGATAAACAATGTCACTTGCTTGCAGATTGCCCTACAGACAAGTCAAATAAAGATAAAAGATTGA
- a CDS encoding cobalt transport protein CbiN translates to MSKTKNKVIILLVIAALIALIPLFTLKGAEFGGSDDAGSQVISQITGSEYQRWFKPVMETWIGGELPGEIESLLFCVQTGIGVGVIAFLMGRFVERNKKENREKKTQ, encoded by the coding sequence ATGTCAAAGACAAAAAACAAAGTGATTATTTTATTGGTTATTGCAGCGCTTATCGCTCTTATCCCGTTGTTCACACTGAAGGGCGCTGAATTCGGTGGCTCCGATGATGCAGGAAGCCAAGTGATTTCTCAGATTACAGGTTCCGAATATCAGCGTTGGTTTAAACCTGTTATGGAAACTTGGATTGGCGGAGAATTACCGGGCGAAATTGAGAGCTTACTCTTTTGCGTACAAACAGGCATTGGAGTCGGCGTAATTGCTTTTTTAATGGGAAGATTTGTAGAGAGAAACAAAAAAGAAAATCGGGAGAAAAAAACTCAATAA
- a CDS encoding energy-coupling factor ABC transporter permease has product MNKKQRKIVAAATAFALAFGITPVVSAMHIMEGYLPPAYCIAWGVVSVPFLVAGYFSIKKTLSNNRKSITILAMAGAFVFVLSSLKIPSVTGSCSHMTGTGLGAILFGPSAVGILGIIVLIFQAILLAHGGLTTLGANTFSMAIAGPFLSYGIYKLCQKLKVNRYAGIFLAASIGDLFTYCVTSIELALAYPSANGGVAASALKFLAVFAPTQVPLAIIEGILTVVIIMGLETYAKSELTDLGVLNGGKA; this is encoded by the coding sequence ATGAACAAAAAACAAAGGAAAATTGTCGCAGCTGCGACAGCTTTTGCGCTGGCTTTCGGAATAACTCCGGTAGTAAGTGCAATGCACATCATGGAAGGTTACCTTCCACCTGCATACTGCATTGCGTGGGGCGTCGTCAGTGTTCCATTCCTGGTAGCGGGTTACTTTTCAATTAAAAAGACGTTATCCAACAACCGTAAATCTATCACGATTCTTGCTATGGCAGGCGCATTCGTTTTCGTACTTTCATCTTTAAAGATTCCGTCCGTAACAGGAAGCTGTTCACATATGACTGGCACCGGACTTGGTGCAATTTTATTCGGGCCGAGCGCAGTCGGCATTCTGGGTATCATTGTACTGATTTTCCAGGCGATTCTGCTTGCCCATGGTGGACTTACCACGCTTGGTGCCAATACATTTTCTATGGCTATTGCAGGCCCGTTCCTTTCATATGGAATTTATAAATTATGCCAGAAGCTGAAAGTCAATCGATATGCAGGCATTTTTCTGGCAGCATCCATCGGTGACTTGTTCACCTATTGTGTAACCAGTATTGAGCTTGCACTTGCATATCCATCTGCAAACGGCGGTGTTGCAGCATCTGCACTTAAGTTCCTTGCCGTGTTTGCACCGACACAGGTTCCGCTGGCAATTATTGAAGGTATTCTGACTGTTGTCATCATTATGGGTCTTGAAACATATGCAAAATCCGAATTGACAGATCTCGGAGTCCTGAATGGAGGCAAAGCTTGA
- a CDS encoding class I SAM-dependent methyltransferase, which translates to MTNEIKYFFDKCAETWDNCCSYDQEKIAAIVTLAGITAGSRIVDVACGTGVMFPEMLSRNPAMILGVDLSDEMIAKAHSKFTDSRLQLLASDLFDVHETGFDTAIIFSAYPHFSDKSKLSEHISKLLKVGGRVMIAHCESRNSINYCHTGRMVSKISWPLRSAKEEAAEFSNYFNIDILADTSEIYLFSGIKR; encoded by the coding sequence ATGACAAATGAAATCAAATATTTTTTTGATAAATGCGCTGAAACATGGGACAATTGTTGTAGCTACGATCAGGAAAAAATTGCAGCGATCGTAACTCTGGCAGGCATTACCGCAGGCTCACGTATTGTAGATGTCGCCTGTGGAACGGGTGTAATGTTCCCCGAAATGCTTTCCCGCAATCCAGCTATGATTTTGGGTGTTGACCTATCTGATGAAATGATTGCCAAAGCACACAGCAAGTTCACCGATTCACGTTTGCAGTTACTCGCATCAGATTTATTTGACGTACATGAAACAGGTTTTGACACAGCAATAATATTTAGTGCCTATCCCCACTTTTCCGATAAATCCAAACTTTCCGAACACATATCTAAGTTGTTAAAAGTTGGCGGGAGAGTCATGATTGCTCATTGTGAGAGCAGGAATTCCATCAACTACTGTCATACTGGTAGAATGGTAAGTAAAATTTCATGGCCTTTGCGATCTGCAAAAGAAGAAGCTGCCGAATTTTCCAACTATTTTAATATTGATATACTTGCAGATACTTCTGAGATTTATTTATTTTCAGGAATAAAAAGATAG
- a CDS encoding sirohydrochlorin cobaltochelatase, which yields MNKKAILIVSFGTSHSDTKKNTIDQIELDIKNAYPEYMIYRAFTSKIIIKILKNRDGINISTVAEAMERMKMDGVEEVIVQPTHILNGIENDSMIQDVNFYKKGFNSIKFGAPLLNSTADYWRVIGAFVKKLPKISKHEAIVCMGHGTEHYTNAAYAALDYMLKDDGYDDIYVATVEAYPALTDIIKRLKKNKYNKIILTPFMIVSGDHAKNDMAGVQGKSWRTILEKEGFEVSCVLEGLGENEEIRRIFVDHIKDAKQAATC from the coding sequence ATGAATAAAAAGGCGATTCTTATTGTAAGCTTTGGTACAAGTCATAGTGATACAAAAAAAAATACAATTGATCAGATTGAACTTGATATAAAAAACGCATATCCAGAGTATATGATATATCGTGCATTTACAAGCAAAATAATTATTAAGATCTTAAAGAACAGAGATGGCATCAACATATCTACTGTAGCAGAGGCTATGGAACGGATGAAAATGGATGGTGTTGAAGAGGTTATTGTTCAACCTACACATATACTGAACGGAATAGAAAATGACAGTATGATTCAAGATGTCAATTTCTATAAAAAAGGCTTCAACTCGATTAAGTTTGGCGCACCGCTGCTTAACTCTACAGCAGATTATTGGAGAGTGATTGGTGCGTTTGTAAAGAAATTACCGAAAATTTCTAAACACGAGGCTATTGTATGCATGGGTCATGGAACAGAACATTACACCAATGCAGCCTATGCAGCTCTTGACTATATGCTTAAAGATGATGGCTATGATGATATTTATGTCGCTACGGTCGAAGCATATCCTGCGCTGACAGATATCATCAAACGACTAAAGAAAAATAAATACAACAAGATCATTTTAACTCCATTCATGATAGTTTCAGGTGATCATGCTAAAAATGATATGGCAGGAGTTCAGGGGAAATCTTGGAGAACTATATTAGAAAAAGAAGGTTTTGAAGTGTCATGTGTTTTAGAAGGCCTTGGGGAGAATGAAGAGATTAGAAGAATATTTGTTGACCATATTAAGGATGCAAAACAGGCTGCTACATGTTAA
- a CDS encoding ABC transporter substrate-binding protein, producing MLTEKNHRKHIVASVLCLSLIIGVLTSCNQMNPSQVSSSTEAGDASVKSTAFTDAIGNKVEATSAKRVIALMGSFAETWLNAGGTLVGVTSDAYTGHQMNLSKDVVNLGLYTNPSMEKIISLKPDFIILSADTTEHVKLCKTLRQAGLNAACFKVNTFGDYLKMLQICTQITGRNDLYEKNGTVIEKQIDTVIAGANGKKSPSVLFVRAYSSGYKALNSSSMTGVMLKDLGATNIADNDRNLLDNLSMDAIIERDPDYILVVTMGSNEKKALALIDQQLKSNPAWAGLKAVKNNKYYVIPRDLFHYKPNARWGESYEYLSKLLYGD from the coding sequence ATGTTAACTGAAAAAAATCATAGAAAGCACATTGTTGCATCTGTTTTATGTTTGTCGCTTATCATTGGGGTACTTACATCCTGCAATCAGATGAATCCTTCTCAGGTGTCATCAAGTACTGAGGCAGGCGATGCATCCGTAAAAAGCACAGCTTTTACGGATGCGATTGGAAATAAAGTTGAAGCAACATCTGCAAAACGTGTGATAGCGTTAATGGGAAGCTTTGCGGAAACATGGCTGAATGCCGGCGGGACTCTCGTCGGCGTAACCAGCGACGCCTATACGGGGCACCAGATGAACCTCAGTAAAGATGTCGTAAATCTCGGCCTTTATACAAATCCCAGTATGGAAAAAATCATCTCATTAAAGCCGGACTTTATTATTTTATCGGCTGACACCACGGAACACGTGAAGCTGTGTAAAACGCTGCGGCAAGCAGGATTAAACGCCGCCTGTTTTAAAGTCAACACATTCGGTGATTATCTTAAGATGCTGCAGATTTGCACGCAAATTACCGGGAGAAATGATCTATATGAGAAAAATGGGACAGTGATAGAAAAGCAGATTGACACTGTAATCGCCGGAGCTAACGGGAAAAAATCTCCAAGTGTTCTGTTTGTTCGGGCATATTCGAGTGGATATAAAGCATTAAACTCAAGCAGTATGACCGGAGTGATGCTGAAAGATTTGGGAGCGACGAATATTGCAGACAATGACAGAAACTTGCTTGATAATTTAAGTATGGACGCCATTATTGAGCGCGACCCGGATTATATTCTTGTAGTAACCATGGGGTCAAATGAAAAAAAAGCTTTGGCTCTTATTGATCAGCAATTAAAATCAAATCCGGCATGGGCAGGGCTGAAAGCAGTTAAAAATAATAAATATTATGTAATACCGCGTGATTTATTTCACTATAAGCCAAACGCCAGATGGGGTGAAAGTTATGAGTATCTTTCAAAGCTTCTTTATGGGGACTAA
- a CDS encoding ABC transporter ATP-binding protein — MLNLLHLTGGYNGEVKVKNISAEFKKNEITAIVGPNGCGKSTLLKLMVRLLKPMSGKIILDDSDVSSLARKEFAQKVSFLPQARGVPHMSAGSLVFHGRYPYLTYSRKYSKKDYEAVENAFMITGTDKFRDIPLERLSGGERQKVYIAMLIAQDTDIVLLDEPTTYLDMNHQFELMNIIKSLKQQGKTVITVLHDLSLALQYADQVIVMDQGELTACGTSNDICLSRTIDKVFHIRTQVVSSSHYVFSPKEKD, encoded by the coding sequence ATGCTTAATTTATTACATCTTACAGGAGGATACAATGGAGAGGTCAAGGTAAAAAACATCAGCGCTGAGTTCAAGAAGAATGAAATTACAGCTATTGTAGGCCCTAACGGTTGTGGTAAGAGTACCCTTTTAAAGCTGATGGTCAGGCTCTTAAAACCGATGTCCGGTAAAATAATATTGGATGATTCAGATGTTTCTTCTCTGGCCCGAAAAGAATTTGCACAAAAAGTATCATTCTTACCGCAAGCACGTGGTGTACCGCATATGTCGGCAGGTTCGCTGGTATTTCATGGCAGATACCCTTACCTTACTTATTCTCGAAAATACTCTAAGAAAGATTATGAAGCGGTTGAGAATGCATTCATGATAACGGGAACAGATAAATTCCGTGACATTCCGTTGGAACGTCTTTCCGGCGGTGAGAGGCAAAAAGTTTATATCGCCATGTTGATTGCACAGGATACCGATATTGTTTTATTAGACGAACCGACTACCTACTTGGACATGAATCACCAATTCGAGTTAATGAACATCATAAAAAGTCTTAAGCAGCAAGGCAAAACAGTGATTACCGTCCTGCATGATTTGAGCTTAGCGCTTCAATATGCTGATCAGGTAATCGTCATGGATCAGGGCGAGCTTACCGCTTGCGGCACTTCTAATGATATCTGCCTGTCCAGAACGATTGATAAAGTGTTTCATATCCGTACGCAGGTGGTATCCTCTTCTCATTATGTTTTTTCACCAAAGGAAAAGGATTGA
- a CDS encoding ECF transporter S component, with product MKKTMTVNLTGTALCMALGLVLPTFFHMFGAGTTFLPMHIPVLLCGFIFGWPYGAICGFFVPLLSSVITGMPPIFPTAAAMMLELCAYGAFTGAFYQKLRWNIYPALICAMIGGRIVSGVANAVFMNMASKPYGFAAFISGSFVQALPGILIQIILIPVLVLALEKAKIIVRQKA from the coding sequence ATGAAAAAAACAATGACTGTAAATCTCACCGGAACGGCACTATGTATGGCGCTTGGACTCGTTTTGCCAACATTTTTCCACATGTTCGGCGCTGGCACGACATTTTTGCCGATGCATATTCCTGTTCTACTCTGTGGATTTATATTTGGGTGGCCATACGGAGCAATCTGTGGATTTTTTGTGCCGCTCTTATCTTCCGTCATAACCGGTATGCCGCCAATTTTTCCAACAGCGGCAGCTATGATGCTTGAACTTTGTGCCTATGGCGCATTTACCGGAGCCTTTTACCAAAAGCTTCGCTGGAACATCTATCCTGCGCTGATTTGCGCAATGATCGGTGGGCGCATTGTTTCAGGCGTAGCAAACGCTGTATTTATGAATATGGCAAGTAAACCTTATGGATTTGCTGCTTTTATCTCAGGTTCTTTTGTTCAGGCACTTCCTGGAATTTTGATTCAAATAATCTTGATTCCAGTTCTTGTTCTAGCATTGGAAAAAGCGAAAATTATTGTGCGTCAAAAAGCATAA
- the hypA gene encoding hydrogenase maturation nickel metallochaperone HypA, whose amino-acid sequence MHELPVVLDIVRVMDEEAKKRGIENVTQINLVIGELSSIIGESVQMYFEVVAENSVCAGAKLTFEHKPAMLKCKQCSKEFPHEKSFNCPDCGGDAVLVKGTGCEFYIRSFDGQ is encoded by the coding sequence ATGCATGAATTGCCTGTGGTTCTTGATATTGTGCGCGTGATGGACGAGGAAGCCAAAAAGCGTGGAATTGAGAATGTTACACAGATTAATCTTGTAATCGGCGAGCTTTCCTCAATCATCGGTGAATCGGTACAGATGTATTTTGAAGTTGTTGCTGAAAACAGTGTTTGTGCGGGCGCAAAACTCACATTTGAGCACAAACCTGCAATGCTCAAATGTAAGCAATGCAGTAAAGAATTCCCGCATGAGAAAAGTTTCAACTGCCCTGACTGCGGCGGTGATGCGGTTCTTGTAAAAGGTACTGGGTGTGAATTTTATATTAGGTCTTTTGACGGCCAGTAA